The following proteins come from a genomic window of Miscanthus floridulus cultivar M001 chromosome 2, ASM1932011v1, whole genome shotgun sequence:
- the LOC136538963 gene encoding vacuolar protein sorting-associated protein 2 homolog 3-like produces the protein MNPFAKKPTPREVMRSSKPDLTNATRGIERDIASLQKEEKKLVAEIKRTAKTGNEAATKILACQLIRLRQQISNLQGSRAQIRGIATHTQAMHANTSVATGLQSASKAMGALNKQMEPTKQMKIMKEFQKQSAQMDMTNEMMSDSIDDVLDDDQAEEETEELANLVLDEIGVDIASQLSSAPKGKISGKKVQVDESSELEELEKRLAALKNP, from the exons ATGAATCCCTTCGCGAAGAAACCAACTCCGCGAG AGGTGATGCGGAGCAGCAAGCCGGACCTGACGAATGCTACACGAG GGATCGAGAGGGACATTGCGTCATTACAGAAAGAG GAGAAGAAACTCGTTGCTGAAATTAAAAGGACAGCAAAAACTGGCAATGAG GCAGCAACAAAAATTCTAGCCTGTCAGTTGATCAGGTTAAGGCAGCAAATTTCTAATTTGCAAGGTAGCCGAGCTCAGATTCGGGGGATTGCGACACATACTCAG GCAATGCATGCCAACACTTCAGTGGCTACTGGTTTACAAAGTGCAAGCAAAGCAATGGGAGCTTTGAATAAG CAAATGGAACCTACCAAGCAGATGAAAATAATGAAAGAATTCCAAAAGCAGTCAGCACAAATGGATATGACG AATGAGATGATGTCTGATTCAATTGACGATGTCTTAGACGATGACCAGGCCGAGGAAGAAACTGAAGAACTTGCTAACCTG GTTCTGGATGAGATTGGTGTAGACATTGCCTCACAG TTGTCCTCGGCTCCCAAAGGAAAAATTTCTGGAAAGAAGGTTCAGGTTGATGAAAG TTCGGAGTTGGAGGAACTAGAGAAGAGACTGGCTGCTCTAAAAAATCCATAA